From the Blattabacterium cuenoti genome, one window contains:
- a CDS encoding biotin--[acetyl-CoA-carboxylase] ligase has product MNLIYVEKINSTNEYAKKYCLNYFHHNKNKNWIIISSGYQTNGLGTRGNFWYSTNNKNLICSIIIFHTNKNFYIKRKYIINVIISNAIHKVLKKISNKKFFWIKWPNDIFIENKKIGGILIENYVFFNTINTSIIGIGLNINQIEFDDKLNATSLKKIFKNNFKIKNIFFDIIFSIQTEYLYFIKYGEKLIRKYYIKNLYLKNKKSLFYICKIKNIIYGIIRSVNKQGLLILEIKNKLYFFHQKDIIFIF; this is encoded by the coding sequence GTGAATTTAATATATGTTGAAAAAATAAATTCTACAAATGAATATGCAAAAAAATATTGTTTAAATTATTTTCATCATAATAAAAACAAAAATTGGATAATTATTTCATCTGGATATCAAACTAATGGATTAGGAACAAGAGGTAATTTCTGGTATTCAACAAATAATAAGAACTTAATTTGTAGCATAATTATATTTCATACTAATAAAAATTTTTATATAAAAAGAAAATATATAATAAATGTTATTATTAGTAATGCAATACACAAAGTTTTAAAAAAAATCTCTAACAAAAAGTTTTTTTGGATAAAATGGCCTAATGATATTTTCATAGAAAATAAAAAAATAGGAGGTATTTTGATAGAAAATTACGTTTTTTTTAATACAATAAATACTTCTATTATTGGAATAGGTTTAAATATTAATCAAATAGAATTCGATGATAAGCTTAATGCTACTTCTTTGAAAAAAATTTTTAAAAATAACTTTAAAATAAAAAATATATTTTTTGATATTATTTTTTCTATACAAACGGAATATTTATATTTTATAAAATATGGAGAAAAATTAATAAGAAAATATTATATAAAAAATTTATACTTAAAAAATAAAAAGTCTTTGTTTTATATTTGTAAAATAAAAAATATAATATATGGTATTATAAGGTCTGTAAATAAACAAGGTTTATTAATACTAGAAATAAAAAATAAATTATATTTTTTTCATCAAAAAGACATAATATTTATATTTTAA
- the yidC gene encoding membrane protein insertase YidC, with protein MKKMEKNLDYNYIIGLFLILLVFSIFTYNLNLNTGVNKNLKKIISNKKSIITLRKDNEGKVEDFVTLENNVLRIKISNIGGIISEVYLKKYKTYDLNSFSHKNKKNLYLVNNSSFLYNITFTKKKKLNTSNLYFIPVFFKKKNEKNCYVTMKAKNPFGKGFLYYNYKIEGENKYDIKFNVKTKDINLYNEFFTIDFEQNLFPLEKDRNWENSYTQVFYSYTKPNYTNSSIKYLSERNSEKKYINNVNWISCKQQFFSTIIIPDKILKNVYIFSENYSSGDFLKKIYIHSYMKNKGLDINFSFSLYFGPIDFKLLKQYKNGFENIIPFGWGFLNYINKYFFLTIFKFLEKTNLNYGIIVILMTIVVKLILSPIIYKQYKLSAVMRIIRPYIEELNNKYKNEEVMVKQRKIMELYKKVGIHPMSGCISALLQIPIFYSLFKFFPTLINLRGKHFLWVDDLTSYDSILKLPFFIPFYGDHVSLLTLLYALALFLYTKFSNNENELSSKNEDFMPKMNFLLYIMPFIMLLFINSYASALSLYYFVSNIINIIFLFLIKKFFLNEEKILEKIQKCNI; from the coding sequence ATGAAAAAGATGGAAAAAAATTTAGATTATAATTATATAATAGGATTATTTCTTATACTATTAGTTTTTTCAATTTTTACATACAACCTAAATTTAAATACAGGTGTAAATAAAAATTTAAAAAAAATTATTTCAAACAAAAAAAGTATTATTACCTTACGAAAAGATAATGAAGGTAAAGTAGAAGATTTTGTAACATTAGAAAATAATGTTTTAAGAATAAAAATATCTAACATAGGAGGAATTATAAGTGAAGTTTATTTAAAAAAGTATAAAACTTACGACTTAAATTCTTTTTCTCATAAAAATAAAAAAAATCTTTATTTAGTAAATAATTCTAGTTTTTTATATAATATAACTTTTACAAAAAAGAAAAAATTAAATACAAGTAATTTATATTTTATTCCTGTTTTTTTTAAAAAAAAAAATGAAAAAAATTGTTATGTTACTATGAAAGCAAAAAATCCTTTTGGAAAAGGATTTTTATATTATAACTATAAAATTGAGGGGGAGAATAAGTATGATATAAAATTTAATGTAAAAACAAAAGATATTAATTTATATAATGAATTTTTTACAATAGATTTTGAACAAAATCTTTTTCCATTGGAAAAAGATAGAAATTGGGAAAATTCTTATACACAGGTTTTTTATTCTTATACAAAACCTAATTATACAAATTCATCTATAAAGTATTTATCTGAAAGAAATTCAGAAAAAAAATACATCAATAATGTAAATTGGATATCTTGTAAACAACAATTCTTTTCAACTATTATTATTCCGGATAAAATATTGAAAAATGTTTATATTTTTTCGGAAAATTATTCTTCAGGAGATTTTTTAAAAAAAATTTATATTCATTCTTATATGAAAAACAAAGGATTAGATATAAATTTTTCATTTAGTTTGTATTTTGGTCCTATAGATTTTAAATTATTAAAACAATATAAAAATGGATTTGAAAATATTATTCCATTTGGATGGGGTTTTTTGAATTATATTAATAAATATTTTTTTCTAACAATTTTTAAATTTTTGGAAAAAACAAATTTGAATTATGGAATTATTGTAATTCTAATGACAATAGTAGTAAAATTAATTTTATCTCCTATAATTTATAAACAATATAAACTAAGTGCAGTAATGAGAATAATTCGTCCATATATAGAAGAGTTAAATAATAAATATAAAAATGAAGAAGTTATGGTAAAACAAAGGAAAATAATGGAATTATATAAAAAGGTAGGAATACATCCAATGTCAGGATGTATATCAGCATTATTGCAAATTCCTATTTTTTATTCATTATTTAAATTTTTTCCAACTCTTATTAATTTAAGGGGAAAACATTTTTTGTGGGTAGATGATTTAACTTCTTATGATTCTATTTTAAAATTACCTTTTTTCATTCCATTTTATGGGGATCACGTTAGTTTACTTACTTTATTATATGCACTTGCCTTGTTTTTATATACTAAATTTAGTAATAACGAAAATGAATTATCATCTAAAAATGAGGATTTTATGCCAAAAATGAATTTTTTATTGTATATTATGCCGTTTATAATGTTATTATTTATAAATAGTTATGCTTCTGCATTATCTTTATATTATTTTGTTTCAAATATTATTAACATAATATTTCTATTTTTAATTAAAAAATTTTTCTTAAATGAAGAAAAAATTTTAGAAAAAATACAAAAATGTAATATTTAA
- a CDS encoding CTP synthase, whose protein sequence is MNKKYIFITGGVTSSLGKGIVSASLGMLLKYSGYRVTILKMDPYLNIDPGTMNPYEHGECFVTTDGAETDLDLGHYERFLNQNTTKKNSITSGLIYKTVIDNERKGNYLGKTVQVIPHITNEIKRRIKIFEKSNNYDIIITEIGGTVGDIEILPYVESVRQLKWELGKFNVIIIHLTLLPYISSTGEIKTKPTQHSVRKLMENGIQADIIICRTKKHISKEIKKKLALFCNVNLNNVIEAIDTEIIYEIPCLLNLQKFDKIVLDHLNLKTFNRPNFSKWNIFINKYRNPKYKVKIALVGKYIKLHDAYKSIEESLIHAGTKNEIYVKIKWICSETINNENVKKFFSGISGILIAPGFGNRGIEGKILAAKYARENMIPFLGICLGMQIAVIEFARNVLGLKNANSYEINPLTSHPVINIMEQQKKVIYKGGTMRLGDWKCSFIEGSKLFYIYNRKKEVYERHRHRYEFNNDYLKFFSNAGMNATGINPDTGLVEAFELKDHIFFLCVQYHPEYKSTVINPHPLFINFVKISKNYKSFSPNNFYQI, encoded by the coding sequence ATGAATAAAAAATACATATTTATTACTGGTGGAGTCACATCTTCTTTAGGAAAAGGTATAGTATCAGCGTCATTAGGAATGTTATTGAAATATAGTGGATATAGAGTAACTATATTAAAAATGGATCCTTATTTAAATATAGATCCTGGCACAATGAATCCATATGAACATGGAGAGTGTTTTGTTACCACAGATGGAGCCGAAACAGATTTAGATTTAGGTCATTACGAGCGTTTTTTAAATCAGAATACAACTAAAAAAAATAGTATTACATCTGGATTGATTTATAAAACAGTAATAGATAATGAAAGAAAAGGCAATTATTTAGGAAAAACTGTACAAGTAATTCCACATATAACTAATGAAATTAAAAGAAGGATAAAAATTTTTGAAAAATCTAATAATTATGATATAATTATTACAGAAATAGGAGGAACAGTAGGTGATATAGAAATATTACCATATGTTGAATCAGTTCGTCAATTAAAATGGGAATTAGGAAAATTTAATGTAATAATTATTCATTTAACATTGCTACCATATATATCTTCTACTGGAGAGATAAAAACTAAACCTACACAACATTCTGTACGTAAGTTAATGGAAAATGGGATACAAGCTGATATTATTATATGTAGAACAAAAAAACATATTTCTAAAGAAATAAAAAAAAAATTGGCATTATTTTGTAATGTAAATTTAAATAATGTAATAGAAGCAATTGATACTGAAATTATATACGAAATCCCATGTTTACTTAATTTACAAAAATTTGATAAAATAGTTTTAGATCATTTAAATTTAAAAACATTTAATAGACCAAATTTTTCAAAATGGAATATTTTCATAAATAAATATAGAAATCCTAAATATAAAGTTAAGATAGCTTTAGTAGGAAAATATATAAAATTGCATGATGCTTATAAATCCATAGAAGAATCTTTAATACATGCTGGTACAAAAAATGAAATTTATGTTAAAATAAAGTGGATATGTTCTGAAACAATAAATAATGAAAATGTAAAAAAATTTTTTAGTGGGATATCAGGTATTTTAATAGCTCCTGGATTTGGAAATAGAGGAATAGAAGGAAAAATTTTAGCTGCAAAATATGCTAGAGAAAACATGATTCCTTTTCTTGGAATATGTTTAGGAATGCAAATTGCAGTTATAGAATTTGCCAGAAATGTATTAGGTTTAAAAAATGCAAACAGTTATGAAATTAATCCATTAACATCTCATCCAGTAATAAATATTATGGAACAACAAAAAAAAGTTATTTATAAAGGAGGAACTATGCGTTTAGGTGATTGGAAGTGTTCTTTTATTGAAGGATCAAAATTATTTTATATTTATAATAGAAAAAAAGAAGTATATGAAAGACATAGACATAGATATGAATTTAACAATGATTATTTAAAATTTTTTTCTAATGCAGGAATGAATGCTACTGGAATTAATCCAGATACAGGATTAGTAGAAGCATTTGAATTAAAAGACCATATATTTTTTTTATGTGTACAATATCATCCTGAATATAAAAGTACAGTTATAAATCCTCATCCATTATTTATTAATTTTGTTAAAATTTCTAAAAATTACAAATCTTTTAGTCCAAATAATTTCTATCAAATATGA
- the clpX gene encoding ATP-dependent Clp protease ATP-binding subunit ClpX: MKDLLKCNFCGKNKNNINLLISGINSYICDYCVKKTYSIINSNKNNNELYETCNNTKNLKIKDYKNKIKVKKPKEIKSFLDKYIIGHEITKKILSVAVYNHYKRIYNNNNNLFTNQKKEKEKENIQIDKSNILLIGDTGTGKTLLAKSIAKLMNVPFSISDSTSLTEAGYVGEDVESILTRLLQSADYHINFAEKGIIFIDEIDKISRKSANPSITRDVSGEGVQQALLKILEGSIVHVPPQGGRKHPEQKMIPINTENILFIAGGTFDGINKIISERKHSSTIGYFYKKKQYRDNLKEEIQYEDLKKFGLIPELIGRFPIVNYLNPLDKILLKRILVEPKNSLIKQYKRLFYLDKISLNITDDALDIIVNESFYLGLGARGLRIFCEKIFLDYLFDIENTNTILNIDKNIVEQKLFHS, from the coding sequence ATGAAAGATTTACTTAAATGTAATTTTTGTGGAAAAAATAAAAATAATATAAATCTTTTAATATCAGGTATTAACAGTTATATATGTGATTATTGCGTAAAAAAAACATACTCAATTATTAACAGTAATAAAAATAATAATGAATTATACGAGACATGTAATAATACAAAAAATTTAAAAATAAAAGATTACAAAAACAAAATTAAAGTAAAAAAACCTAAAGAAATTAAAAGTTTTTTAGATAAGTATATAATAGGTCATGAAATTACTAAAAAAATTTTATCAGTAGCCGTTTATAATCATTACAAAAGAATTTATAACAATAATAATAATTTATTTACAAATCAAAAAAAAGAAAAAGAAAAAGAAAATATACAAATAGACAAATCAAATATACTATTAATTGGAGATACTGGAACCGGAAAAACTTTATTAGCAAAAAGTATAGCTAAATTAATGAATGTTCCATTTTCTATATCTGATTCTACTTCTTTAACAGAAGCAGGATATGTAGGAGAAGATGTAGAATCTATTTTAACAAGATTATTACAATCTGCAGATTATCATATAAATTTTGCAGAAAAAGGAATTATTTTTATAGACGAAATTGATAAAATATCTAGAAAAAGTGCAAACCCATCTATTACTAGAGATGTTTCTGGAGAAGGAGTCCAACAAGCATTACTAAAAATATTAGAAGGTTCTATTGTTCATGTACCTCCTCAAGGAGGTAGAAAACATCCAGAACAAAAAATGATTCCAATAAATACAGAAAATATATTATTTATAGCAGGTGGAACGTTTGATGGAATAAATAAAATAATTTCTGAAAGAAAACATTCTTCTACTATAGGATATTTTTATAAAAAAAAACAATATAGAGATAATTTAAAAGAAGAAATACAATACGAAGATTTAAAAAAATTTGGATTAATTCCAGAACTAATAGGAAGGTTTCCTATTGTAAATTATCTAAATCCATTAGATAAAATCCTTCTAAAAAGAATTTTAGTAGAACCAAAAAACTCTTTAATAAAACAATATAAAAGATTATTTTATTTGGATAAAATTTCATTAAATATAACAGATGATGCTTTAGATATTATTGTTAATGAATCATTTTATCTTGGTCTTGGAGCAAGAGGGCTACGTATATTTTGTGAAAAAATTTTTTTAGATTATCTATTTGATATAGAAAACACAAATACAATATTAAATATAGATAAAAATATAGTAGAACAAAAATTATTTCATTCTTGA
- the obgE gene encoding GTPase ObgE, whose protein sequence is MKEYFVDFIKIFCKSGNGGSGCIHFCNNNYAKRKIADGGSGGKGGDIIIQGNPNINTFLHLKYNRHCIAMDGTSGKRNKITGKSGKDFLIEVPIGTIVSDSKNSILTEITDNYIKKVLFIGGKGGKGNAFFKEKNKRLYYYNNEKNGEITQGYWIFLELKILADVGIVGFPNSGKSTLLSTITNAKPIIGNYSFSNKKPYIGVVNIGFDSFLVSDIPGIIRNSSKGKGLGYRFLRHVERNKIILILISSEFKNKKKRYFHLLNELGKFNIKLLRKKQLLAISKSDLINDKIKKKVKKDFFHLGKNIVFFSSFNKSGLLELKQRLWKLLQE, encoded by the coding sequence ATGAAAGAATATTTCGTGGATTTTATAAAAATTTTTTGTAAAAGTGGAAATGGAGGCTCTGGTTGTATTCATTTTTGCAATAATAATTATGCGAAAAGAAAAATTGCTGATGGAGGATCAGGAGGAAAAGGAGGTGATATAATTATACAAGGGAATCCTAACATTAATACATTTTTACATTTGAAATATAATAGACATTGTATTGCAATGGATGGAACTTCAGGAAAGAGAAATAAAATAACTGGAAAAAGTGGAAAAGATTTTTTAATAGAAGTTCCTATAGGAACTATAGTAAGTGATAGCAAAAACAGTATTTTAACAGAAATAACTGATAATTATATAAAAAAAGTTTTGTTTATAGGAGGAAAAGGCGGTAAAGGAAATGCTTTTTTTAAAGAAAAAAATAAAAGATTGTATTATTATAATAATGAAAAAAATGGAGAAATTACACAAGGTTATTGGATATTTTTAGAATTAAAAATATTAGCAGATGTAGGTATAGTAGGATTTCCTAATTCAGGAAAATCAACTTTACTTTCTACAATAACTAATGCTAAACCAATAATAGGTAATTATTCTTTTAGTAACAAAAAACCATATATTGGTGTAGTTAATATAGGATTTGATTCTTTTTTAGTCTCAGATATTCCTGGAATTATACGTAATTCTTCAAAGGGAAAAGGTCTAGGATATAGATTTTTAAGACATGTAGAAAGAAACAAAATTATATTAATTTTAATATCTTCAGAATTTAAAAATAAAAAAAAAAGATATTTTCATTTATTAAATGAATTAGGTAAATTTAATATAAAATTATTAAGAAAAAAACAATTGTTAGCAATTTCAAAATCTGATTTGATTAATGATAAAATAAAAAAAAAGGTTAAAAAAGATTTTTTTCATTTAGGTAAAAATATTGTTTTTTTTTCTTCTTTTAATAAAAGTGGTTTATTAGAATTGAAACAAAGACTTTGGAAATTACTTCAAGAATGA
- a CDS encoding adenylate kinase family protein, translating into MINIVLFGPPGCGKGTQAKIIENNFRFIHLSTGIIFRDHIKRKTSLGKNVSFYVNQGKLVPDIITNNIISLEIKKNLNASGFIYDGYPRTKEQIIFLKTILNKLSMGKINIIFYFVINKDIIINRLLKRKITENRKDDINIKIIENRIKEYDKEISLIWKNLELGKKIIMLDANFSIEKLSFFIKKEIYTLLNTKYY; encoded by the coding sequence ATGATAAATATTGTGTTATTTGGGCCACCTGGATGTGGGAAAGGAACTCAGGCTAAGATTATAGAAAATAATTTCAGATTTATTCATTTATCTACTGGAATTATATTTAGAGATCATATTAAAAGAAAAACTAGTTTAGGTAAAAATGTAAGTTTTTATGTTAATCAAGGTAAATTAGTTCCTGATATTATAACTAATAATATTATAAGTTTAGAAATAAAGAAAAATTTAAATGCAAGTGGTTTTATTTATGATGGATATCCTAGAACAAAGGAGCAAATAATTTTTCTAAAAACAATACTAAATAAGCTCTCAATGGGAAAAATAAATATAATTTTTTATTTTGTTATTAATAAAGACATAATAATTAACAGATTATTAAAAAGAAAAATAACTGAAAATAGGAAAGATGATATAAACATTAAAATAATTGAAAATAGAATAAAAGAGTATGATAAAGAAATTTCTTTAATATGGAAAAATTTAGAACTAGGTAAAAAAATTATTATGTTAGATGCTAATTTTTCTATAGAAAAATTATCTTTTTTTATAAAAAAAGAAATTTATACATTATTGAATACTAAATATTATTAA
- the lpdA gene encoding dihydrolipoyl dehydrogenase, protein MHFDVIILGSGPGGYVASIRSSQLGMKTAIVEKSEIGGNYLNNGCISIKSILKSAKTFNMFKKYGEFFGINNNMLKINFSNIIEKSKKTTKDIKHNISYLMKKNNVHVFHGNARLKKGKKVEILKNGKKLEEYSAKNIIIATGRLPKKIKENYYDNEKIITYKEVINLSKVPKKIIIVGGGSIGIELAFFYNCMGTKVFLIEESKNIFSNGDNDISDYLKYSFEKMGISIFLFSLIKNIYKKNNKLTVDIITSCNKNKKIRLEVDLILFSTIGIPDTDTLGLEKIGIQTEKKFIIVDDNYKTNVDGYYAIGDVINTPFFSHVAYHEAINCVENIKGLNPQKIDYNNVPICVYSSPEIATVGYTEKESKERGYKIKIFKFPFKSMGCINKGNNGFIKVIFDEKYDEWLGCHMIGDNVIDLISEVVIARKLETTSYEILNTIHPYPSLSSSIFESISSAYGKAIHL, encoded by the coding sequence ATGCATTTTGATGTTATTATTTTAGGTAGTGGGCCAGGTGGGTATGTAGCTTCTATAAGATCTTCTCAACTTGGAATGAAGACAGCTATAGTAGAAAAATCTGAAATTGGTGGAAATTATTTAAATAATGGATGTATTTCTATAAAATCTATTTTGAAAAGTGCAAAAACTTTTAATATGTTTAAAAAATATGGAGAATTTTTTGGAATTAATAATAACATGTTAAAAATAAATTTTTCTAACATTATTGAAAAGAGTAAAAAAACAACAAAAGATATAAAACATAATATTTCCTATTTAATGAAAAAAAATAATGTTCATGTTTTTCATGGAAATGCAAGATTAAAGAAAGGAAAAAAAGTTGAAATTTTAAAAAATGGAAAAAAATTAGAAGAATATTCAGCAAAAAATATAATTATTGCTACTGGTAGATTACCTAAAAAAATAAAAGAAAATTATTATGATAATGAAAAAATAATAACATACAAAGAAGTTATTAACCTATCAAAGGTACCTAAAAAAATTATAATTGTTGGAGGAGGATCAATTGGAATAGAATTAGCTTTCTTTTACAATTGTATGGGAACTAAAGTTTTTCTTATAGAAGAAAGCAAAAATATTTTTTCAAATGGAGATAATGATATATCTGATTATTTAAAATATTCATTTGAAAAAATGGGTATAAGTATATTTCTATTTTCTTTGATAAAGAATATATATAAGAAAAATAATAAATTAACTGTTGATATTATAACATCTTGTAATAAGAATAAAAAAATTAGATTAGAAGTTGATCTTATACTTTTTTCAACTATAGGAATTCCAGATACAGATACACTTGGATTGGAAAAAATTGGAATTCAAACTGAAAAAAAGTTTATTATTGTAGATGATAATTATAAAACTAATGTAGATGGATATTATGCTATTGGAGATGTTATAAATACACCTTTTTTTTCACATGTAGCTTATCATGAAGCAATAAATTGTGTTGAGAATATAAAAGGATTAAATCCTCAAAAAATAGATTATAACAATGTCCCAATTTGTGTTTATTCTTCACCGGAAATAGCTACTGTAGGATATACAGAAAAAGAATCTAAAGAAAGAGGTTATAAAATAAAAATATTTAAATTTCCATTTAAATCTATGGGATGTATTAATAAAGGGAACAATGGTTTTATTAAAGTTATTTTTGATGAAAAATATGATGAATGGTTGGGTTGTCATATGATTGGAGACAATGTAATTGATTTAATTTCAGAAGTTGTTATTGCTAGAAAATTAGAAACTACTAGTTATGAAATATTAAATACTATTCATCCATATCCATCATTAAGTTCATCTATTTTTGAATCTATATCTTCAGCTTATGGAAAAGCTATTCATCTTTAA
- the fsa gene encoding fructose-6-phosphate aldolase → MKFFIDTANLKEINEAKSIGILDGVTTNPSLIAKENIYNKKDILQHYLSICNIVKDRGRVSAEVINTSYDKIIKEGMYLASIHPRIVVKIPMILDGIKSIKYFSEKNIKTNCTLIFSVSQAILAAKAGATYVSPFIGRIDDIHYSGLNLIKEIQYAFDKYKFNTKIIAASIRNTIHILECIKIGIFAVTSPLNILHSLYKHPLTDIGLNKFIKDYKSKIS, encoded by the coding sequence ATGAAATTTTTTATAGATACAGCTAATTTAAAAGAAATAAATGAAGCAAAATCAATTGGGATCCTAGATGGAGTTACAACTAATCCATCTTTAATTGCAAAAGAAAACATTTACAATAAAAAAGATATTTTACAACACTATTTATCTATATGTAATATAGTAAAAGATAGAGGGAGGGTCAGTGCAGAAGTAATTAATACTAGTTATGACAAAATTATAAAAGAAGGAATGTATTTGGCTTCTATTCATCCAAGAATTGTTGTAAAAATTCCTATGATTTTAGACGGAATAAAATCTATAAAATATTTTTCAGAAAAAAATATAAAAACTAATTGTACTTTAATATTTTCAGTTAGCCAAGCAATTTTAGCGGCTAAAGCAGGTGCTACTTATGTATCTCCATTTATTGGTAGAATAGATGATATACACTACAGTGGGTTGAACTTAATAAAAGAAATTCAGTATGCATTTGATAAATATAAATTCAATACAAAAATAATAGCTGCATCTATAAGAAATACAATACATATTTTGGAATGTATTAAAATAGGAATTTTTGCAGTTACTTCTCCTTTAAATATTTTACATTCATTATATAAACATCCATTAACAGATATAGGTTTAAATAAATTTATAAAGGATTACAAAAGTAAAATATCTTAA
- a CDS encoding tetratricopeptide repeat protein: MVIFGSYTLYPWPKEGKNVKINISNILTKFDKYSESFHIESDINNNYYIKLNIDFNKERINKNIIKLNYYLVDHPHSSITTSTINFLNNISSGKEDKAYEIARDLFFEGKYKIALDQFYQFINTFPISIYRERILWKICLSEFKLNKKNNFIREYRIYTKEFPKYKNAKELKKLYEYFIIGKKNVFIKIIKKNKTNKTNKTNKTNKTNKTNKTNKTNKTNKTNKTNKPNKTNKPNKTNKPNKTNKPNKTNKYKISKKKTK, encoded by the coding sequence ATGGTAATTTTTGGAAGCTATACTCTTTATCCATGGCCAAAAGAAGGAAAAAATGTAAAAATAAATATTAGTAATATACTAACTAAATTTGATAAATATTCCGAAAGTTTCCATATAGAAAGTGATATAAATAACAATTATTATATTAAATTAAATATTGATTTTAATAAAGAAAGAATTAATAAAAATATTATAAAATTAAATTATTATTTAGTAGATCATCCACATAGTTCAATAACAACAAGTACAATTAATTTTTTAAATAACATATCTTCAGGTAAAGAAGATAAAGCATATGAAATTGCTAGAGATCTTTTTTTTGAAGGTAAGTATAAAATTGCTTTAGATCAATTTTATCAGTTTATTAATACATTTCCAATAAGTATTTATAGAGAAAGAATATTATGGAAAATATGCTTATCTGAGTTTAAACTAAACAAAAAAAATAATTTCATTCGAGAATATAGAATATATACTAAAGAATTTCCAAAATATAAAAACGCAAAGGAATTAAAAAAGTTGTATGAATATTTTATTATAGGTAAAAAGAATGTATTTATTAAAATAATAAAGAAAAATAAAACTAATAAAACTAATAAAACTAATAAAACTAATAAAACTAATAAAACTAATAAAACTAATAAAACTAATAAAACTAATAAAACTAATAAAACTAATAAACCTAATAAAACTAATAAACCTAATAAAACTAATAAACCTAATAAAACTAATAAACCTAATAAAACTAATAAATATAAAATTAGTAAAAAGAAAACTAAATGA
- a CDS encoding ferritin, whose amino-acid sequence MFNENIQKGLNKQLNREFESSHLYLMMGILTESKGFNGVSKFLYDHSNEERSHMINIIKYINKRSGTVIINKNISLKERKFLSLREIFYELFCHEKKISKEINILVELSLEVKDYFTYNFLQWYVSEQIEEETLSKCILDKITLLENNNIGLYLFDKELKKFNKKHTKI is encoded by the coding sequence ATGTTCAATGAAAATATACAAAAAGGATTAAATAAACAATTAAATAGAGAATTTGAATCTTCTCACTTATATTTAATGATGGGGATATTAACCGAAAGTAAGGGTTTTAATGGAGTAAGTAAATTTTTATATGATCATTCCAATGAGGAAAGATCACATATGATTAATATTATAAAATATATTAATAAAAGAAGTGGGACAGTTATAATAAACAAAAATATTTCTCTTAAAGAGAGGAAATTCCTCTCTTTAAGAGAAATATTTTATGAATTATTTTGTCATGAAAAGAAAATTTCTAAAGAAATTAATATTTTAGTAGAACTTTCTTTAGAAGTTAAAGATTATTTTACTTATAATTTTTTACAATGGTATGTATCAGAACAAATTGAAGAAGAAACATTAAGCAAATGTATTTTAGATAAAATAACATTATTAGAAAATAATAATATAGGATTGTACTTATTTGATAAAGAACTAAAAAAATTTAATAAAAAGCACACAAAAATATAA